From the genome of Hymenobacter cellulosilyticus, one region includes:
- a CDS encoding nucleoside deaminase — protein sequence MDEFMQAAIDEARQGRQEGGIPIGSVLVRDGKIVARGRNKRVQEDNPIKHGEMDCLFNAGRQRSYRDTVIYTTLMPCYMCAGTIVQFKIPKVMVGESRTFGESRAFLESHGVEVVDLDLQECVDMMNEFVEAEPTLWNEDIMEL from the coding sequence ATGGACGAATTCATGCAAGCTGCCATCGACGAGGCGCGCCAGGGCCGCCAAGAAGGCGGTATTCCGATTGGCTCGGTACTCGTGCGCGACGGTAAAATCGTGGCCCGTGGGCGCAACAAGCGCGTGCAGGAAGACAACCCCATCAAGCACGGCGAAATGGACTGCCTCTTCAATGCCGGCCGCCAGCGCAGCTACCGCGACACGGTGATTTATACCACCCTGATGCCCTGCTACATGTGCGCCGGCACCATCGTGCAGTTCAAAATCCCGAAGGTAATGGTGGGCGAGTCGCGCACGTTCGGCGAGTCGCGGGCCTTTCTGGAAAGCCACGGCGTGGAAGTCGTGGACCTGGACCTGCAGGAGTGCGTCGACATGATGAATGAGTTTGTCGAAGCCGAGCCCACGCTCTGGAACGAGGACATTATGGAGCTGTAG
- a CDS encoding DUF4202 domain-containing protein, which produces MSFSDARFPAALAQFDAANAEDPNQETDADGRTWPKELLYGHRMSACLTRVAPEAPEAVQLAARCQHIRRWAIPRQDFSMDRVGYHQWRNTLKKYHAEVAGQILTGVGYDAETIARVQALLQKQQLTRDPDVQLLEDVICLVFLEYYFLDFARQHPEEKVIDIVQKTWGKMTPSGHQLALQLPLPKEALTLITKALA; this is translated from the coding sequence ATGAGCTTTTCTGACGCCCGCTTCCCTGCTGCCCTGGCACAGTTTGATGCTGCCAACGCCGAAGACCCCAATCAGGAAACCGACGCCGACGGCCGCACGTGGCCCAAGGAACTACTCTACGGCCACCGCATGAGTGCCTGCCTGACCCGGGTGGCACCCGAGGCGCCCGAAGCCGTGCAGCTGGCCGCCCGCTGCCAGCACATCCGCCGCTGGGCCATTCCGCGCCAGGATTTTTCGATGGACCGCGTCGGCTACCACCAGTGGCGCAATACACTCAAAAAATACCACGCCGAGGTAGCCGGGCAAATCCTGACCGGGGTAGGCTACGACGCCGAAACGATAGCCCGGGTGCAGGCCCTGCTGCAGAAGCAGCAGCTCACCCGCGACCCCGACGTGCAACTGCTGGAAGACGTGATTTGCCTGGTGTTTCTGGAGTACTACTTCCTCGACTTTGCCCGCCAGCATCCCGAAGAGAAAGTCATCGACATCGTGCAGAAAACCTGGGGCAAGATGACACCCAGCGGGCACCAACTGGCCCTGCAGCTCCCGCTGCCTAAGGAGGCGCTAACCCTGATAACCAAGGCCCTGGCGTAG
- the cobA gene encoding uroporphyrinogen-III C-methyltransferase → MRSSSIIPELYVVGAGPGDPELLTLKAHKVLQTAEVILYDNLANQELLALAPAACECVYVGKKPYGEYTPQETIHELILEKARARGRVIRLKGGDPFIFGRGFEEILFARAHGIATHYIPGISSMQALGFEDVPLTHRIVSEGVWMVTGTKKDGSLSADLRLAMQSNSTVVIYMGLKKAAEIAAAYCAMGRGDTPAAVVQHLTLPQRKLAIGQVRNLPALVATQGITYPALIVIGGVVGLGHSVPAD, encoded by the coding sequence ATGCGTAGCAGCAGTATTATCCCGGAACTGTATGTGGTAGGCGCGGGTCCCGGCGACCCAGAGCTGCTCACGCTCAAGGCGCACAAGGTGTTGCAAACGGCCGAGGTGATTCTTTACGACAACCTGGCCAACCAGGAGTTGCTGGCGTTGGCGCCGGCTGCCTGCGAGTGCGTGTACGTAGGCAAAAAGCCATACGGCGAGTATACTCCCCAGGAAACGATTCACGAGCTTATCCTGGAAAAGGCCCGGGCCCGCGGCCGGGTTATCCGGCTTAAGGGCGGCGACCCGTTCATTTTTGGGCGGGGCTTCGAAGAAATTCTGTTTGCCCGCGCCCACGGCATTGCCACGCACTACATTCCGGGCATTTCAAGCATGCAGGCCCTGGGCTTCGAGGACGTGCCCCTGACGCACCGCATCGTCAGTGAGGGCGTCTGGATGGTGACCGGCACCAAAAAGGACGGCTCCCTGTCGGCCGATCTGCGGCTGGCCATGCAAAGCAACTCGACGGTCGTGATTTACATGGGGCTGAAAAAAGCCGCCGAAATTGCCGCCGCCTACTGCGCCATGGGCCGCGGCGACACCCCGGCCGCCGTGGTACAGCACCTCACGCTGCCCCAGCGCAAGCTGGCCATCGGGCAGGTGCGCAACCTGCCGGCGCTGGTCGCCACCCAAGGTATTACCTACCCGGCTCTCATCGTCATTGGCGGGGTGGTGGGCCTAGGCCATAGCGTGCCCGCCGACTAG